GGCGACGTCTATGTGGACGTCTCTCGCCATTACCGCGCGGGGACGGCCTCCGTGGCTTCTGAGTACGACGGGGACGCTCATGCCGCCTTCCGATACGAGCTGGCCGATGGGGCCGTTGACGGAGCCCATGATTTTTGTCACTACTCCGCTTTTTATGTGGTCGATGACTTTTTTGTGGACTCCGAAGAGGGCGGTCGGGAATAGGGTCAGCTCTTTGATGCCCATTTCGGCGCAGGCGTCGAGGACCATGTTGACGACGTAGTCTCCGTTTCTAAGGTGGTGGTGGAAGGAGATGGTCATGCCGCTTTTGAGGCCGCTGGCTCTGATGGCTTCTTTGATCGAGCTGACTGTTTTGTCGGTGTTGTCGCTGTTGAAGCACCTGAGTTTGGCTCCCGCGATGTTTCCTTCGGGCTTTTTCGCGAAGGCTCCCTGGTAGTGTTTTACTTTGCCGTAGCCTTCTATGTAGTCGGGGATTTCCCGTTTTACTGCGTTGATTGTCATTTCAGTTCACCTCTTGTTGGGCCGTTTATGCCAGGCCGGCGCGGACGAGTGTGTATTCCGCTCTTTTGACTACGGGGATGTCTACCATTTTACCGTCTACGGTGACGGCTCCCTGCCCGCGTTCTGCCGCTTCTTTGGCGGCGGCGATTATTTTCTGCGCTTTGGCTATTTCGGCTTCGGTGGGGGTGAAGATGTCGTGGATGATTTTTATCTGGTTGGGGTGGATGATGGATTTGCCCGAGAAGCCAAGCTGTTTGATGAATTCTGTCTCTTTGCGCAGTCCTTCGTCGTCTGTGATGCGCGGGAATACGGTGTCCAGAGGTTCTACTCCCGCCGCGCGCGCCGCGAAGACGAGCATTCTTCTGGCCCATTCGAGTTCGGTGCTGTCGTCTGAACGGTTGGTTTTGAGGTCGGCTCTGAGGTCTTCTCCTCCGGGGATGATGGCCTCTATGCGCGGCGAGGCTTTGGCTATTTCATAGGCGTTCCAGATGCCGTGCGCGGTTTCGAGGAGGCAGTGGAGGGTGAGTTTACCGACGGGAAGTCCGTTTTTTCTTCGAGACGGGAGAGTTCTTCGTCTATTATTTTGACGGTGCCGGCGTCTTCGACTTTGGGGACGCGGATGCCGTCGAGGCGTTTGTTGGGGACGATGGCCGCGAGGTCGTCTTTCCAGTATTCGGTGTCTACTCCGTTGATGCGGACGGAGACGTAGCAGCTGCCGAATTCGCCCTGTTTGAGGTATTTGCTGACCAGTATCCTCGCGGTGTCTTTTTCGACCATCGCGACGGCGTCTTTCGAGGTCGAGGACTACTCCGTCCGAGCCGAAGAGGTAGCCGCGCGTGAGCATGTTGGGGTTGTTGCCGGGGAGGTAGAGCATCGTGCGTCTCACCTTATTTGTCTTCCCCCTTCTGTTTCAGCAGTCTTTTGTAAGCGGCTTCGACCCGCGCGCCGAGGACGATGTCGAGCGCTCCGTTGTCCTGCACGGCGGCTTCGATGTCTTTTACGCCGAGTTCTTCCAGGGTCTCGGTTATTTTCTTTTCCATCGCGCTTTTGAAGCGGGCCGCGCTCGCTCCCGTTATTGTTATCTTGATCCCGGCTCCCGACTCCGCCTCGGTGAGCGTCACGAGGCAGTCCATTGACTCGAGCGTGCCGGCCTGGGATGTCTTCATCTTTTCGTTCCCCCTGTTCTTATCCGAAACACGGCCCGCCTGTCGATTTTTCAACGGTAGGCAGGCCGCGCTATTATGCTTTGTCCGTTATTGATTTGCCGGAGATATTAGTCGGCGAATCCGATGAGCGACTTCTCGTCCCAAGCGCACATCTTGTGGACCTTTTCTTTGGCGGCTTCGAGTTTCGCGCCCTTGAATTCGGGATTGATCTTCTGCGCGATCGCCGTGGCCATCTCTATCGTAGAGGCCGCGTTCTTCTCCCAGTCGGGGTCGCCGCGGAAGTCGCGCAGGACGTCGTATGTAAGCGTTCCGGGCTTGCTCTCTACGAGGACTTCGCCGAGCGCCTTTTCGATCTTCTTCGCGTCTTCGTCGAGGCCGAGATATTCGAGCATCATCTTCGCGGTTAGGATCATCGCGCTCGGGTTGACGCGGTACTTATGGGCGTACTTCGGCACGGAACCGCTTGACGGCTCAAAGATCGCCGCGTCGACGCCGATGTTTCCCGACGGGGCGAAGCCCAGGCCGCCGGTGAGCTGCGAGGCTTCGTCGGAGAGGATGTCTCCGAATACGTTGGAGGCCACGACCACGCTGTAGTCCTGCGGGTTCTTGATGAGCCACATCGCCGTCGCGTCGGCGTTCTCTTCATAGGCCTTGATGCCGTACTGCTCGTATTCCTTCGCGATCTCAAGGAACTTTCTCTTCATCATGCCGTCTGTCTGGCGGATGACGTTGGCCTTGTTGCCGCAGTGTACCGTCTTGCGGCCGGTCGCCTTCGCATATTCAAACGCGGCGCGGATTATGCGCTCGCAGCCCTGCTCGGAGAATACGCGCCATGAAACGGCGACGTCGCCCTTGCCTTCCTTGAAGCGCTCCATGCCGGGATGGAGGTCGAACATCTCTTTCGGGAGCGGGAAGAATTCCACCGCCGCGTAGAGGTCTTCGGTGTTCTCACGGAACATGACGATGTCGATGTTGGGGTCCTTCGCGAGCGGGGTGCCGATTCCGGGGAGCTTCTTCGCGGGGCGGATATTGATGTAGAGGTCAAAGAGCTGACGCATCTGAAGGATGGCGGACTTGAAGCCCTTCACGCCGGCCTTGGAGGTGATGGCCGCCATAAGCGTGGCGTCCGTGTCGCGGATCGATTTGATCGTTTCGGGCGGAACGGTGTTGCAGCGCGGGTCGCCCTCGCCGAATTTCTTGTTTGACTTCTCCCACATGCACCAGCCGAGGTCGGCGCGGTGCCAGTTGATGGGCAGGTTCATCGCGTCGAGGACGAGGAGCGCGCCCTCCATCATATCAAAGCCGGAATCGTCTCCCGCCATGTAGGTTACGTCGTAGCGATCCTTCGTCTCTTTTACCTTCATTATGTTGCGTGCCATTTTTATATTTCCTCCTCTTAAAGTTTGTTTTTTATGGTCAAAACCAACGCATACTCCGCTGATTTGATGTGCCGGTCGCTAAGCGGGCAGGTCCCGCCGGACGCGGAGGCGTATATCAATACGTTGGAGCGTCTGGCGAGGCCTGTCCGCGACGCGAGTGGCGCGTATAATCAGCGGCGCGCTACAGCCCCAGTTCTTTCTTGACGTGCGGTATAAGCCCGCCGTCTTTGATCAGCCCCTGGACGAATTCGGGATAGGGGGGGAAGGGATATTCTTTGCCTCCGGCGATGATGACGCCGCGGTCAAAATCTATCTCCACCACGTCTCCGGCGTTGATCGCCTCCACCGCGTCGGCGCAGATGATGATCGGCAGGCCTTCGTTGAAGCAGTTGCGGTAGTAGATACGGGCGAAGCTCTTCGCGATGATCGCCGCGATGCCGCGCTCTTTGAGGCAGGATACCGCCTGCTCGCGGCTGGAGCCGCAGCCCCAGTTTTTACCGCCGACGATGATGTCGCCGGGCTGGGCGTTCTTCGTAAACTCGGGATCAAGGTCTTCGCAGGCGACTTTCGCCATATCCGCGCGTTCCTTGATGGTATAGGTATATTTTCCCGGGAAGATGACGTCGGTGTTGACGTCGTCGCCGTATTTCCAGACTTTACCTTTAACTGACATAATTATAGCGCCTCCCTCGGGTCTGATATTTCGCCCTTGATTGCAGATGCTGCCACTGTCATCGGGCTTGCGAGATAGATGAAGCTCTCTTTATCGCCCATACGTCCCTTGAAGTTTCTGTTGGCCGTGCTGATCGCCGCTTCGCCGGGCGCGAGTATGCCCTCATGGTTGCCCATGCAGGGGCCGCAGCCTGGGTTGCAGATGACGCATCCAGCGTCGAGGAAGATGTCGAAGAGTCCCTCTTTCATCGCCTGGCGATAGACGATCCAGGAGGCGGGGATGACGACCGTGCGGACGGCGACCTTCTTGCCCTTGAGTATCCCGGCGGCAAGCCGGAGGTCCTCGATGCGTCCGTTGGTGCAGGAGCCGAGGAACGCCTCGTGGATCGGCGTGCCCTTTACCTCTTCGATCGGCGCGTAGTTGTCGACCTTATGCGGCTTCGCGACGCCTGGCGTGATGTCGCCGAGGTCATAGTGGAGCTCCTTCGCGTAGACAGCGTCGTCGTCGGCCCAGATGGCCTCCCACTTGTCGCTCTTCGCGTTGTCCTTTATCGCGTCGAGGACCTTCCCGTCGGGGCGGCAGACGGCGTTCTTCGCGCCGAACTCGATGCCCATGTTGCAGAGGGTCATGCGCTCGGCGATGCTCATATTCTCGATCCCCTCGCCGTGGAATTCAACGCTCATGTAGTCCGCTCCGTCGGCGCGCACGTCGCCGATGAACTTGAGGATGAAGTCCTTCGCCGAGACGCCGGGCTTGAATTTGCCGGTGACGACGACCTTCATGCTCTCGGGGACCTTGAACCAGAGCTTGCCGGTGGCCCAGACCGCCGCCATCTCGGAACGGCCGATGCCGGTCGAGAAGGCGCCGTAGGCGCCGTAGGTGCAGGTGTGGCTGTCGCTGCCCACCATGACGAGCCCGGGAAGGGCATAGCCCTCTTCGCACATCTTCTGATGGCAGACGCCGCCTTCGCTCTTCACGTCGTAGAAGTTGGGGATGCCCTGCTCCTTCACGAATTCGCGGACCTCTTTATGGTTCACGGCGTGGTCGCTTGAGGGCGCGGGGACTGCGTGGTCAAGGATGAAACAGATGCGCTCGGGATATTTTACGTTTTTGACGCCGATCTTTTTAAAGGTCCTGGCTATCGGAGCGCCGTTGTCGTGGCTCATGCACCAGTCCGGCTCTACCGTCACGACCTGGTTGGCGACGACTTCGTATCCGGCCGCCCTGCCCAGGGCCTTTTCTGCAAATGTCTTGCCCATAAGATTTATCCTCCCTCTGCTGCTCTCTACTTCGCGGCCGCTTTGGCCTTCATGTAGTTCATGAGGCCGCCGGCTTTCATTATGTCGTTTTCAAGATCGCTGACGGCGTCTCCGTGGAAGGTGTTGCCGTTGGTGACGTCTTTGATCGTCCCCGTGGCCAGCTCGACTTCGAGCTGGTCGCCGTCCTTGATCTTTCCCTCTTTGATCGCTTCGGAGATGCCCTTCACAAAGAGGACGGGATAGCCGTTGTTGATCGCGTTTCTATAATAGATGCGGCTGCAGGTCTCCGCGAGGACGCAGGGGACTCCGGCGTACTCGAGGCAGTAGACGGCGTGCTCACGGCTTGAGCCGCAGCCGAAGTTCTTGCCGGCCACCACGAAATCGCCGGGTTTCACTTCCTTGGCGAAGTTTTCTTTGCCGGGATAGTATTCGAAGGCATACTGCGGCATATTCTTGGGATCGGTCTCCGCGAGATATTTGTTGTGATAGATGAGGTCGGTGTCGACGTCATCGCTGAATACCCACGCTCTGCCCTTGAGAATTTCGCTCATAACATTCTTCCTCCTCTGTCTATTTCAGTATGTCTCTCGGATCTGTGATGCATCCTTTGACGGCCGTCGCCATCGCGGTCATCGGGCTCATCAGGTAGGTGTGGCTGCCCTTGCCGACCTTGCCGATGAAGTTGCGGTTCGTCGTCGAGCAGCCGACGTCGCCGGAGGGCATCGCGCCATAATGCTCCGCTGTGCAGAGCGCGCAGGTCGGGTTCGTGAAGACGATCCCGGCGTTGAGGAAGTCCTCGGCCATCCCCTCTTTCACGCAGCGGAGCTGTATCTCCGTCGTCGAGGGGGTGATGATCGTGCGTACCTTCGGGCTGACCTTGCCGCCGCCGGCCATCAGCACCTCGTGGGCGGCCTTGATATCTTCGTAGCGGCCGTTCGAGCAGGAGCCGATATGGACCTGGTCGACGACAGTACCCGCGATCTCGCGCACCGGCTTCACGTTGTCGGGAGCGTCGGGGCAGGAGGCGAGCGGCTCAAGGTCCGTCACGTCGTAGCGGATGACCTTGCAGTATTCGGCGTCTGGATCGGCCTTCAGCTCTTCGGCGAGCTTCGCGACTTCGGGGCCGGCGCGCTCGACGAGCCATTTGAGCACGTCGCCGTTCGGCATGATGAGGGGGACCTTCCCGCTCATCTCGGTGACCATCGAGCAGAGCGTGATGCGCTCGTCGAGGGTCGCGTTTTCGATCGTCTCGCCCGTGAACTCAACGGCGAGGAAGTCCATGCCGCCGGCTCCGAGGTCGCCGACGATATGTGTCAGGAGGTCTCTCATGCAGACGCCCTTTTTAAATTTTCCCGTGACCTCGATCTTCATCGTCTCGGGGACGCGGAACCAGTTCGTGCCCGCGATGTATGAGGCGGCGATGTCCGAGTTGCCTACGCCCGTCGCGAAAGAGCCGACGGCGCCGAGAAGGTTCATGTGGCTGTCCGTTCCGAGAACGACGTCGCCCGGTTTTATCATCCCGGCTTCGAGCATTACATGCTGGCCGATGCCGTGGTTGATATCGAAGAGGCGGGTGACGCCCTGCTTCTTGCAGAACTCGCGGATTATCTTCTGGTTCGTGGCGACCTTTTCCGAGTGCGCGGGAGCCTGAAGGTCAAAGGTGAAGGCGAGTTTGTCGGGGTCCCATACCTTCGCGTCCTTGCCCATCTCCTTCTCAAACTGGAGAACGACGTTCGCGCCGCCGAAGTCGCGGCAGGTCGCCCAGTCGATGTTGCACCAGACGCGGTCTCCGACCTTTACAGGATGGCCGGATGCCCTTTCCATGATCTTGACGATAGATGTCTTGCCCATTTTTGATATCCCTCCGTATTGGATTAGGTAGAGAATTTATTTCATTCCGAGGAACGACTTTACCGACTCAAAATTGATAAAGTCGGCCTTGTTAACGAGGACGCCCTCCGGGCTGCGAAGCGTGCCGTCGCCCTCGTGCGCGTGGTTGGCGATTATGTGGCCGATCGCGTCGGAACAGCCGTTGCGCAGCGCGATGACGGTTCCGGAGAAGGGATGGCGGAGGTTCTTGCCGTTGGCTGACTTGACGGTCTCGCCCTTTTCGTTGCGCGCATACTCAACGAGTTTGCCTACGTCGTGCAGCAGCGCGCCCGCCACGAGCAGGTCGTTGTCGATCGTGAACTTCGCGTCCTTCGCGGCATAGATGGCGTTGAACTCGTCCATCGCGCGCTTGGCAACTCGCGTTACGCCGCGGACATGCTCAAGATAAGAGAAGGGGCAGTTCGGAATGAGGAGCGTAAAGGGGATCTTGTCCATATCCTCGGGCTCCCAGCCGCCCGTCTTGAGGGCGTCCACATAGGAAGCCACCACTTTGGCCTGCAGTTCGGGGTCCTTAATCCATTCGATTTCAGGAAAAAGCTCTCTGATCTTTTTCTCCATTGTTGCAATTCCTCCTATAAATTTTGTTTTCTGTCCCACACTTGTTTTCTTTGTTGTATTTATTCGCCCGCCGCGATTCCCTTGTGCAGCGTGCGGTAAATCCTGTCGATGTGATGCGAGGCCGCCTCGCGCGCCTTCTCGACGTTATGGTCGAGGATGGCGTCGTACATGTCCCGGTGCTCGTTCAAAAACGCGTCCTTGTCGTCCAGGAGGTTGTATATCCTCTCGTGCGTGGCAAGTATCAGGTCGAAGTTCATCCTCGTAAGGTTTATGAAGACAAAATTATGCGTCGCCTCGGCGAGGAGAAGGTGGAAGTCAAAGTCGGCCTGAGCGCGCTCCTCCGGACTGGAAAGCGTCTTTTCCGTCGCTGTAATGACACGCAGTATCCTTGTGAGGTCAGAGGGGGTGGCGCGCATGGCGCTCTCCGCGGCGATCGCGGGATCGAGGATGCGGCGCGCCTCCATCAATTCAAGGATGGCGGAATCCTCAAGCTGTATCGTGTTTCTGTCCTCGGAGATGGTGCGCGGATGACGCACAAAGCGCCCCTTGCCGGGGATGGACTCAATGAGGCCGAGAAGCTCCATCACGCGGAACGCCTCGCGCAGAGAACTGCGGCTGACCCCGAAAGCATCCATGAGCTGACGCTCAGAGGGAAGCGGATCACCCGGAAGGATATTGCCCGCGGCGATTTCACCTTTCAGTTTTTCAACCACTTTTTCATAGATTCGAGTTCCTCTTGAAACCGGCGCTTCTATCATTGTGAAAAAACCTCCTTGGTGGACTGCCCAGTACACCTTATACTACTTTTTCCAAATGTTTGCAAGCCTTTTTACATATTCTAAATAGTTAAAAAATTTAGCACATTTCAGCGAAACAATAAGTCGTATGATTTGTGAAAGCAATTTATAACGTTGATACCAGCCGTTTTTTGGCGTTTTATGCACTTTTTTTCATTTTATTGTCAATCTAAACTAATTCGTGAGCAAAATACAAAACACAATATATTGAGAAATTTTTCTTTTATGGTCTGACCAATATCCGTATTGATAAGAAATTTTGAAATCACTCCCTCCGTACATGGCGCGCGGCGGGGGAAGATATGTATATGCTTCTAAATATTAGTAAACTAAATTATGTCTTTAGTTCGTTATTGCAACTTAATTGCATTTTAATAAAAATCGTGCTACACTGCATCGGCAAAAAAAGGTAGATGCTGCAGGCAGCTTCGCTTAAAGAGGAGGAACGTATCGTATGGACAAAAAGACATTGACGGCAAAGTTAGGGGTGGACGGCCTCTGCAAGGGCGCTTCCACAGGAATTAAGTGGTTTGCTTCTGAAAAGACAAAAAAACTCGTCAGCTATTCGCCGGTCGACAACCAGCCGCTGGGAAGTATTCAGTGCGCCGACGCCGGCGATTATGAAAGAGTCATGACGGCCGCGGAGGAGGCCTTCTTAAAATGGCGCGCCGTACCGGCGCCCGTCAGAGGCGAGATCGTGCGTAAGATCGCGCTGCGTATCCGCGAAAACAAAGAAAACCTCGGAAGCCTGGTCTCCATGGAGATGGGCAAAATCCTGCAGGAGGGCATGGGCGAAGTTCAAGAGATGATCGACATCTGCGATTTCGCTGTAGGCCTCTCGCGCCAGCTTTACGGGCTGACGATGCCGTCGGAACGCCCGGAGCACCGCCTCATGGAACAGTGGCATCCTCTCGGGCCGATCACCGTCATTTCAGCCTATAACTTCCCCATCGCCGTCTGGTCGTGGAACGCGATGATCGCCGCCGTCTGCGGAGACGTCGTCATCTGGAAGCCGTCGAGCAAAACGCCGCTCTGCGCGATCGCGGTCCAGAAGATCGTCGCGGAAGTCATGGAAGAGAACGGCATGCCCGAGGGCGTATTCAACCTCATCATCGGCTCCGGCCGCGACGTCGGCGAGATCATGCTGGAGGACAGCCGCGCCCGCCTCGTCTCCTTCACCGGCTCCACCGGGATCGGGCGTCACGTCGGCGAGACCGTCGCCAAACATTTCGGGCGTGCGATACTCGAACTTGGCGGCAACAATGCGGCCATCGTCACGGAACACGCCGACCTTTCGCAGGCGATACCCGGCATCGTCTTCGGAGCGGTGGGCACGACCGGGCAGCGCTGCACCAGCACGCGCCGCGTCATCGTGCACGAGAGCAAATACGAGGAGACGGTCCGCCGGCTGGCCGCCGCGTATGGCAAGCTGATGATCGGAGATCCGCTTAAAGACGGGGTGCACATCGGCCCGCTCGTGGACGCCGGCGTGGCGGAGGATTACGTCAAGGCCTGTGAAGAGGCCGCCGCCCAGGGCGGCGAGCTGCTTTACGGCGGTGGGCTGCTGCCTGAGCTCGGCCCATGCTACGCGCGCCCGGCGATCTTCAAAATGAGCGCTGATATGCCGCTCGTCAAAGAGGAGAGATTTTGTCCCATCCTCTACGTGATCACCTACGGCGGACCGGTCGAGAACGCTCTAAAGATCCACAACAGCGTCATACACGGCCTCTCTTCGTCGATCTTTACCACCGACTTCCGCGAGGCTGAAAAATTCCTCAGCTACGCGGGCTCCGACTGCGGCATCGCCAATGTCAACATCGGCACAAACGGCGCCGAGATCGGCGGAGCCTTCGGCGGCGAAAAGGAGACCGGCGGCGGCCGCGAGAGCGGTTCCGACGCCTGGAAGGGATACATGCGCCGCCAGAGCAACGCCGTCAACTATTCAAGCGAGATGCCGCTCGCGCAGGGCATCAAGTTCGACTTTTAAAAACCGCAGCGCCCCGTAAGCGGGCAAAGGCAAAAATTACAGGATAAGACGGGCCGCGTGAACTTTTCCGCGGCCTTTATATCCCGTCGCGCCGGCGCTGCCCCTTCCATGAGAGCCGTTTTTGAATTAAACTATGAAACCGGCTCAAGTTTATTATTATGGAGAGGCGCGTCGATGACCGGTAAAACCATTTCACAAACCCCTGAGATAAAAAAACGCCCCCTTAGGATAGAAAGCGGGGAGCTGCTCGCGATACGCGGCGCGCGGATACTCGGAGTGAACCCGCCTGTGCGCGACTTCGCCTTCATGGACCTCTGGTCGAAACCGCTCGGACTGCTCTACCTTCTGCAAAGCGTGAGAGAACACAACGAAGTCTCCCTGCTGGACTGCGTCGCGCTGGCCGCGGAGGGCGAAAAGAGCTTCGGCCGCGCGAAAATCAGGAAAACGGAGATCGAAAAACCGGAAGTTTACCGCGCCATACCGCGCCGGTACAACCATTTCGG
The window above is part of the Cloacibacillus evryensis DSM 19522 genome. Proteins encoded here:
- the citD gene encoding citrate lyase acyl carrier protein — translated: MKTSQAGTLESMDCLVTLTEAESGAGIKITITGASAARFKSAMEKKITETLEELGVKDIEAAVQDNGALDIVLGARVEAAYKRLLKQKGEDK
- a CDS encoding isocitrate/isopropylmalate dehydrogenase family protein, which codes for MARNIMKVKETKDRYDVTYMAGDDSGFDMMEGALLVLDAMNLPINWHRADLGWCMWEKSNKKFGEGDPRCNTVPPETIKSIRDTDATLMAAITSKAGVKGFKSAILQMRQLFDLYINIRPAKKLPGIGTPLAKDPNIDIVMFRENTEDLYAAVEFFPLPKEMFDLHPGMERFKEGKGDVAVSWRVFSEQGCERIIRAAFEYAKATGRKTVHCGNKANVIRQTDGMMKRKFLEIAKEYEQYGIKAYEENADATAMWLIKNPQDYSVVVASNVFGDILSDEASQLTGGLGFAPSGNIGVDAAIFEPSSGSVPKYAHKYRVNPSAMILTAKMMLEYLGLDEDAKKIEKALGEVLVESKPGTLTYDVLRDFRGDPDWEKNAASTIEMATAIAQKINPEFKGAKLEAAKEKVHKMCAWDEKSLIGFAD
- a CDS encoding 3-isopropylmalate dehydratase small subunit, translated to MSVKGKVWKYGDDVNTDVIFPGKYTYTIKERADMAKVACEDLDPEFTKNAQPGDIIVGGKNWGCGSSREQAVSCLKERGIAAIIAKSFARIYYRNCFNEGLPIIICADAVEAINAGDVVEIDFDRGVIIAGGKEYPFPPYPEFVQGLIKDGGLIPHVKKELGL
- a CDS encoding 3-isopropylmalate dehydratase large subunit: MGKTFAEKALGRAAGYEVVANQVVTVEPDWCMSHDNGAPIARTFKKIGVKNVKYPERICFILDHAVPAPSSDHAVNHKEVREFVKEQGIPNFYDVKSEGGVCHQKMCEEGYALPGLVMVGSDSHTCTYGAYGAFSTGIGRSEMAAVWATGKLWFKVPESMKVVVTGKFKPGVSAKDFILKFIGDVRADGADYMSVEFHGEGIENMSIAERMTLCNMGIEFGAKNAVCRPDGKVLDAIKDNAKSDKWEAIWADDDAVYAKELHYDLGDITPGVAKPHKVDNYAPIEEVKGTPIHEAFLGSCTNGRIEDLRLAAGILKGKKVAVRTVVIPASWIVYRQAMKEGLFDIFLDAGCVICNPGCGPCMGNHEGILAPGEAAISTANRNFKGRMGDKESFIYLASPMTVAASAIKGEISDPREAL
- the leuD gene encoding 3-isopropylmalate dehydratase (catalyzes the isomerization between 2-isopropylmalate and 3-isopropylmalate in leucine biosynthesis); the encoded protein is MSEILKGRAWVFSDDVDTDLIYHNKYLAETDPKNMPQYAFEYYPGKENFAKEVKPGDFVVAGKNFGCGSSREHAVYCLEYAGVPCVLAETCSRIYYRNAINNGYPVLFVKGISEAIKEGKIKDGDQLEVELATGTIKDVTNGNTFHGDAVSDLENDIMKAGGLMNYMKAKAAAK
- a CDS encoding 3-isopropylmalate dehydratase large subunit produces the protein MGKTSIVKIMERASGHPVKVGDRVWCNIDWATCRDFGGANVVLQFEKEMGKDAKVWDPDKLAFTFDLQAPAHSEKVATNQKIIREFCKKQGVTRLFDINHGIGQHVMLEAGMIKPGDVVLGTDSHMNLLGAVGSFATGVGNSDIAASYIAGTNWFRVPETMKIEVTGKFKKGVCMRDLLTHIVGDLGAGGMDFLAVEFTGETIENATLDERITLCSMVTEMSGKVPLIMPNGDVLKWLVERAGPEVAKLAEELKADPDAEYCKVIRYDVTDLEPLASCPDAPDNVKPVREIAGTVVDQVHIGSCSNGRYEDIKAAHEVLMAGGGKVSPKVRTIITPSTTEIQLRCVKEGMAEDFLNAGIVFTNPTCALCTAEHYGAMPSGDVGCSTTNRNFIGKVGKGSHTYLMSPMTAMATAVKGCITDPRDILK
- a CDS encoding HD domain-containing protein — protein: MEKKIRELFPEIEWIKDPELQAKVVASYVDALKTGGWEPEDMDKIPFTLLIPNCPFSYLEHVRGVTRVAKRAMDEFNAIYAAKDAKFTIDNDLLVAGALLHDVGKLVEYARNEKGETVKSANGKNLRHPFSGTVIALRNGCSDAIGHIIANHAHEGDGTLRSPEGVLVNKADFINFESVKSFLGMK
- a CDS encoding FadR/GntR family transcriptional regulator → MIEAPVSRGTRIYEKVVEKLKGEIAAGNILPGDPLPSERQLMDAFGVSRSSLREAFRVMELLGLIESIPGKGRFVRHPRTISEDRNTIQLEDSAILELMEARRILDPAIAAESAMRATPSDLTRILRVITATEKTLSSPEERAQADFDFHLLLAEATHNFVFINLTRMNFDLILATHERIYNLLDDKDAFLNEHRDMYDAILDHNVEKAREAASHHIDRIYRTLHKGIAAGE
- the amaB gene encoding L-piperidine-6-carboxylate dehydrogenase, yielding MDKKTLTAKLGVDGLCKGASTGIKWFASEKTKKLVSYSPVDNQPLGSIQCADAGDYERVMTAAEEAFLKWRAVPAPVRGEIVRKIALRIRENKENLGSLVSMEMGKILQEGMGEVQEMIDICDFAVGLSRQLYGLTMPSERPEHRLMEQWHPLGPITVISAYNFPIAVWSWNAMIAAVCGDVVIWKPSSKTPLCAIAVQKIVAEVMEENGMPEGVFNLIIGSGRDVGEIMLEDSRARLVSFTGSTGIGRHVGETVAKHFGRAILELGGNNAAIVTEHADLSQAIPGIVFGAVGTTGQRCTSTRRVIVHESKYEETVRRLAAAYGKLMIGDPLKDGVHIGPLVDAGVAEDYVKACEEAAAQGGELLYGGGLLPELGPCYARPAIFKMSADMPLVKEERFCPILYVITYGGPVENALKIHNSVIHGLSSSIFTTDFREAEKFLSYAGSDCGIANVNIGTNGAEIGGAFGGEKETGGGRESGSDAWKGYMRRQSNAVNYSSEMPLAQGIKFDF